A single region of the Brachypodium distachyon strain Bd21 chromosome 3, Brachypodium_distachyon_v3.0, whole genome shotgun sequence genome encodes:
- the LOC100835027 gene encoding nucleolin, with translation MEAMAAMDFSTLSRRELQALSKLNGVRANMSNVAMAEALQSLPSVAGIDEIGTTLCLPTPGKSAMKSVLRASAAVGEDQQQGSPLPRGRRVSVKSPEAIRMDVEGGDDEVKRDLIKEIVRTPGVALRSTSRRARATPAPIPTPAADTLRRSQRSAARKAAAPLEVEVSTTKRSTRKTARSKVMIDLDQDEEVVAAPEEEKVQEEELKEVASDEKCDDPKYEEVTKPLEEGNCKEVEPEQGQEVNSSVVPMGSTLPREGVMEEDAANPQEDAAVEVEQELFSSEKCTPLPAMGDSPILGVLSKAAPEPAIKNVEDASTEDAEGSGNWSPVMEITDEINRASEEKEVAALEAVKEDDFISTGDAAEAPTKAIPASVADYETREGDYISEEKKITAEKLPKADLAEDELDGESSEEDELDEEDLIVDADSDETIEESDSTDVCYDSDEEEEEVIKLSPKILEAEAKDDDFSSDLSAEFDNVNVEDSSEAKTESDDSHVAMLPSSAVNVVVKTLDDYAITEELEGSSEGDNVSEHVETIAKSLNKVTITEDKKEREKEEKQLIFGNEMSLRKLKTAYKKRLIAAKEGEKVITSAEGTRIALAELDDNAGVDC, from the exons ATGGAGGCGATGGCGGCCATGGACTTCAGCACCCTCTCACGCCGCGAGCTACAGGCGCTGAGCAAGCTCAACGGCGTCCGCGCCAACATGAGCAAcgtcgccatggccgaggcCCTGCAGTCCCTCCCCTCG GTGGCTGGGATCGACGAGATCGGCACCACGCTCTGCCTCCCGACCCCAGGCAAATCGGCGATGAAGTCGGTTCTGAGGGCttcggcggcggtcggggagGACCAGCAGCAAGGGAGCCCGCTCCCACGCGGCCGCCGCGTGTCGGTCAAGTCGCCGGAGGCCATCCGGATGGACGTCGAGGGAGGCGACGACGAGGTGAAGCGAGATCTCATCAAGGAGATAGTGAGGACCCCCGGCGTGGCGCTGCGCAGCACCAGCCGCCGCGCGCGTGCCACTCCCGCGCCCATCCCGACTCCGGCGGCTGATACCCTTCGGAGGAGCCAAAGGTCGGCGGCTCGGAaggcagcggcgccgctggaGGTCGAGGTGTCGACTACAAAGAGATCAACTAGGAAGACTGCGAGATCGAAGGTGATGATTGATTTGGATCAGGATGAGGAGGTTGTGGCGGCACCGGAAGAGGAGAAGGTGCAGGAAGAAGAGCTGAAAG AGGTTGCCTCTGACGAGAAATGTGATGACCCCAAGTACGAGGAAGTTACAAAGCCTCTGGAAGAAGGAAACTGCAAGGAGGTTGAACCAGAGCAGGGTCAGGAAG TTAATTCTTCTGTTGTGCCGATGGGATCTACGTTGCCACGGGAAGGTGTGATGGAGGAGGATGCTGCCAATCCCCAGGAAG ACGCTGCAGTTGAGGTGGAACAGGAGCTTTTCAGTTCTGAGAAGTGTACTCCCTTGCCAGCAATGGGGGATTCACCAATCCTTGGCGTCCTTTCCAAGGCGGCACCTGAACCAGCCATCAAGAACGTTGAAGATGCATCAACTGAAGATGCTGAAGGCTCTGGCAATTGGTCACCAGTGATGGAGATAACTGACGAGATAAATCGTGCCAGTGAAGAGAAAGAAGTGGCCGCCCTTGAAGCCGTGAAGGAAGATGATTTCATTTCCACTGGTGACGCTGCTGAAGCACCTACCAAGGCGATCCCAGCTTCTGTGGCAGACTATGAGACCAGAGAGGGAGATTACATCAGTGAGGAGAAGAAAATCACTGCTGAAAAGTTACCGAAGGCTGACCTGGCAGAAGATGAACTCGATGGAGAGAGCAGTGAGGAGGATGAACTTGATGAGGAGGACCTCATAGTCGATGCAGATAGTGATGAGACCATTGAGGAGAGCGACTCCACTGACGTTTGCTATGATTccgatgaagaagaagaggaggtgatCAAGCTCAGTCCTAAGATTCTGGAGGCAGAGGCCAAGGATGATGATTTCAGCTCCGATCTGTCAGCAGAGTTTGACAATGTCAATGTCGAAGATTCCAGTGAAGCTAAAACTGAAAGTGATGACTCTCATGTGGCAATGCTGCCCTCTTCTGCAGTCAATGTTGTTGTGAAGACCCTGGATGACTATGCCATCACTGAAGAGCTAGAAGGATCAAGCGAGGGCGACAATGTTTCTGAGCACGTTGAGACCATCGCCAAGTCCCTCAATAAGGTCACCATCACTGAGGACAAGAAAGAGCGCGAAAAGGAGGAGAAGCAACTGATATTTGGGAAC